The Camelus dromedarius isolate mCamDro1 chromosome 1, mCamDro1.pat, whole genome shotgun sequence genome has a window encoding:
- the PPID gene encoding peptidyl-prolyl cis-trans isomerase D, protein MSHPSPQAKPSNPSNPRVFLDVDVGGERVGRIVVELFADIVPKTAENFRALCTGEKGIGPTTGKPLHFKGCPFHRIIKKFMIQGGDFSNQNGTGGESIYGEKFEDENFHYKHDKEGLLSMANAGCNTNGSQFFITTVPTPHLDGKHVVFGQVIKGMGVARILENVEVKGEKPAKLCVIAECGELKDGDDWGIFPKDGSSDSHPDFPEDADIDLKDVDKILLITEDLKNIGNTFFKSQNWEMAIKKYTKVLRYVEAYKAVTQEADAARLQSVALSCVLNIGACKLKMSDWQGAVDSCVEALEIDPSNTKALYRRAQGWQGLKEYNEALADLKKAQEIAPEDKAIQAELLKVKQKIKAQKDKEKAAYAKMFA, encoded by the exons ATGtcgcacccttccccccaggccaAGCCCTCCAACCCCAGTAACCCCCGCGTTTTCTTGGACGTGGACGTCGGAGGGGAGCGAG ttggtcgAATTGTCGTAGAATTGTTTGCAGATATTGTACccaaaactgcagaaaattttcgTGCGTTGTGTACAGGAGAAAAAGGCATTGGCCCCACCACTGGGAAACCTCTGCATTTCAAAGGATGCCCTTTCCATCGAA TTATTAAGAAATTTATGATTCAGGGTGGCGACTTCTCAAATCAGAATGGGACAGGTGGAGAAAGTATTTATGGTGAAAAATTTGAAGATGAAAATTTCCATTATAAG CACGATAAGGAGGGCCTGCTGAGCATGGCAAACGCCGGCTGCAACACCAATGGGTCCCAGTTCTTCATCACGACCGTCCCAACGCCTCACTTGGATGGGAAACACGTGGTGTTTGGCCAAGTCATTAAAGGAATGGGTGTGGCGAGGATTCTGGAAAATGTGGAAGTGAAGGGGGAAAAACCTGCCAAA TTGTGCGTTATTGCAGAATGCGGGGAGTTGAAGGACGGGGATGACTGGGGAATATTCCCAAAAGACGGTTCTAGTGACAGTCATCCGGATTTCCCTGAGGATGCGGACATCGATTTAAAAGAC gtagataaaattttattgataaCAGAAGACTTAAAGAACATTGGAAATACTTTTTTCAAATCCCAGAACTGGGAGATGgctattaaaaaatacacaaaagttttaag GTACGTGGAAGCGTACAAGGCTGTCACCCAGGAGGCCGACGCTGCCAGGCTGCAGTCCGTGGCTTTAAGCTGCGTGCTGAACATCGGCGCCTGTAAACTGAAGATGTCCGACTGGCAGGGCGCGGTCGACAGTTGTGTGGAG GCACTTGAAATAGACCCATCAAACACCAAAGCCCTGTACCGGAGGGCCCAGGGATGGCAAGGATTAAAAGAATACAATGAAGCATTG GCTGATCTTAAGAAGGCTCAGGAGATTGCACCGGAAGATAAAG CTATCCAGGCAGAACTGCTGAAAGTCAAACAAAAGATaaaggcacagaaagacaaagagaaggcaGCGTATGCAAAAATGTTTGCTTAG